In Dromiciops gliroides isolate mDroGli1 chromosome 5, mDroGli1.pri, whole genome shotgun sequence, the following are encoded in one genomic region:
- the RASSF8 gene encoding ras association domain-containing protein 8, with the protein MELKVWVDGVQRIVCGVTEVTTCQEVVIALAQAIGRTGRYTLIEKWRDTERHLAPHENPIISLNKWGQYASDVQLILRRTGPSLSERPTSDSVARIPERTLYRQSLPPLAKLRPQNDKSIKRREPKRKSLTFTGGAKGLMDIFGKGKETEFKQKVLSNCKTTADELKKLIRLQTEKLQSIEKQLESNDVEIRYWEQKYNSNLEEEIVRLEQKIKRNDVEIEEEEFWENELQIEQENEKQLKDQLQEIRQRILECEGKLKDYLAQIHSMESGLEAEKLHREVQESQVNEEEVKGKIGKVKGEIDIQGQQSLRLENGIKAVERSLGQATKRLQDKEQELEQLTKELRQVNLQQFIQQTGTKVTVLPAEPIEVEASHADLERETAFQSGSLKRPGSSRQLPSNLRILQNPISSGFNPEGIYV; encoded by the exons ATGGAACTCAAAGTATGGGTGGATGGAGTCCAGAGGATCGTTTGTGGGGTCACTGAAGTCACAACTTGCCAAGAGGTTGTAATAGCCTTAGCTCAAGCAATAG GTCGAACCGGAAGATATACACTAATAGAAAAATGGAGAGATACAGAGAGGCACTTAGCACCTCATGAAAATCCAATCATTTCATTAAACAAATGGGGACAATATGCCAGTGATGTACAATTAATATTACGTCGTACAGGGCCATCTCTCAGTGAGAGGCCAACTTCAGACAGTGTTGCCCGAATACCTGAGAGAACTTTATACAGACAAAGCTTGCCCCCCTTGGCAAAACTGAGGCCTCAGAATGACAAATCAATAAAAAGACGAGAGCCAAAAAGGAAATCTTTGACATTTACAGGAGGTGCCAAAGGACTTATGGACATttttgggaaagggaaagaaactgaATTTAAGCAAAAAGTTCTCAGTAACTGTAAGACAACAGCAGATGAATTGAAAAAGTTGATCCGCCTTCAGACAGAGAAGCTTCAATCCATTGAGAAGCAGCTTGAGTCCAATGATGTGGAAATTAGGTACTGGGAGCAAAAATACAATTCTAACCTGGAAGAGGAAATTGTTCGTCTTGAGCAGAAGATCAAAAGAAATGATGTAGAAATTGAAGAGGAAGAATTTTGGGAAAATGAATTACAGATTGAACAAGAAAATGAGAAACAGCTGAAGGATCAACTTCAAGAGATAAGACAGAGGATCCTAGAATGTGAAGGCAAATTAAAGGACTATTTGGCTCAAATACACAGTATGGAAAGTGGTCTGGAGGCAGAAAAATTACACCGGGAAGTACAAGAGTCACAGGTCAATGAAGAAGAAGTGAAAGGAAAGATTGGTAAGGTCAAAGGAGAAATTGATATTCAGGGACAACAGAGTCTGAGGTTGGAAAATGGCATTAAAGCTGTAGAAAGATCTCTAGGACAAGCCACCAAAAGGTTACAG GACAAAGAACAGGAACTAGAACAGTTGACTAAAGAACTTCGGCAAGTCAATCTtcaacaatttatacaacagaCAGGAACAAAGGTTACAGTTCTTCCAGCAGAGCCTATCGAAGTGGAAGCCTCACATGCAGACCTAGAACGGG AGACAGCATTCCAGTCCGGGTCCTTGAAACGGCCTGGTTCATCTCGGCAGCTCCCCAGTAACCTTCGGATTCTTCAGAATCCAATTTCATCTGGCTTTAATCCTGAaggcatatatgtataa